One Pseudomonas sp. C27(2019) DNA window includes the following coding sequences:
- a CDS encoding ABC transporter ATP-binding protein: MQPYGIKISELSKSFGRGDTAVHALKQVNMQVAPGEVVGLIGPSGSGKSTLLKCLGAIIEPSAGQMYLGEQLIYDNAWKISDLRALRRDKIGFVFQAPYLIPFLSTLDNVALLPMLAGKSNKQARQQALDLLTMLQVEHRAHALPSRLSGGEQQRIAIARGLINRPPVILADEPTAALDSVRALTVIRMLNEIARDYNTAVIVVTHDDKIIPTFKRLYHIRDGITYEEQGQGLESS, encoded by the coding sequence ATGCAACCCTATGGAATTAAAATTTCCGAATTAAGCAAATCATTTGGACGCGGTGACACTGCAGTGCACGCCCTTAAGCAGGTCAATATGCAAGTTGCACCCGGTGAAGTGGTCGGTCTAATTGGCCCCTCAGGCTCTGGCAAAAGCACGCTGTTGAAATGTCTGGGGGCGATTATCGAACCCAGTGCTGGGCAGATGTACCTAGGCGAGCAACTGATCTATGACAATGCATGGAAAATATCTGATTTACGCGCTCTGCGCCGCGATAAAATTGGCTTTGTCTTCCAAGCACCCTATTTAATTCCATTTTTGAGCACACTAGATAACGTTGCTTTGCTGCCCATGCTGGCCGGCAAAAGCAACAAACAGGCACGCCAGCAAGCATTGGATTTATTAACAATGCTGCAAGTCGAGCATCGTGCTCATGCTTTGCCTTCACGTCTATCCGGTGGTGAACAGCAGCGTATTGCCATTGCGCGCGGGCTGATTAACCGCCCGCCCGTGATCTTGGCCGATGAACCCACCGCAGCATTGGATAGCGTGCGTGCGTTAACCGTTATTCGGATGCTTAATGAGATTGCGCGGGACTACAACACGGCAGTCATTGTCGTGACCCACGATGATAAAATCATCCCAACCTTTAAGCGCCTCTACCATATACGTGATGGCATCACCTACGAGGAGCAAGGACAAGGTTTGGAGTCATCATAA
- a CDS encoding ABC transporter permease yields the protein MISLAGRDILHAWGKFVFTGIGLGLLIGVTLTMAGVYRGMVDDAQVLLDNSAADLWVVQKDTLGPYAEPSNLPDDTWRAVANMPGVASASNVTYLTMQVAHAGGDTRALVTGIANTGPGSSGWPLRLIAGRQVSKNHYEAVADIASGFKLGERIQIRRNSYLIVGLTQRMVSSSGDPMIFIPLLDAQQAQFLKSNDAIAQSRRRIKQNPIFNNPRNPEVLDAVLQLQESNTQVNAVLVQIKAQAEPKQVAEDIRRWLRLQVYDREQMEGILVGKLIATSARQILMFLVILAVVSAAIVAFIIYTLTMGKIREIAVLKLIGTHNQTIVSMIIQQALALGVIGFIVGKIAATVWAPFFPKYVLLITQDTITGLIAVLCMCVLASFVAIYAALRVNPADAVGG from the coding sequence ATGATCAGCTTAGCCGGCCGCGATATCCTCCATGCGTGGGGTAAGTTTGTTTTTACCGGCATTGGTTTAGGCTTACTGATCGGCGTCACCCTGACCATGGCCGGTGTCTATCGCGGCATGGTCGATGATGCGCAAGTGCTGCTGGATAACAGCGCGGCAGATTTATGGGTGGTGCAAAAAGACACCCTTGGCCCCTATGCTGAACCCTCCAATTTACCGGATGATACTTGGCGCGCTGTGGCTAATATGCCCGGCGTGGCCAGCGCCTCTAATGTGACCTACTTAACCATGCAAGTTGCGCATGCTGGCGGTGATACCCGCGCTTTAGTCACCGGTATCGCCAATACTGGGCCGGGCTCTTCAGGTTGGCCATTGCGATTAATAGCAGGCCGCCAAGTCAGCAAGAACCACTATGAAGCAGTCGCGGATATCGCCAGCGGTTTTAAGCTCGGTGAGCGTATTCAAATCCGCCGCAATAGCTACCTTATCGTCGGCTTAACCCAGCGCATGGTGTCCTCTAGCGGTGACCCGATGATTTTTATTCCGCTATTGGATGCCCAGCAAGCGCAGTTTCTGAAAAGTAACGATGCCATTGCACAAAGCCGCCGGCGGATTAAGCAAAACCCAATTTTCAATAACCCGCGCAATCCTGAGGTACTGGATGCTGTGCTGCAATTACAAGAAAGTAACACCCAAGTCAACGCAGTGCTGGTGCAGATCAAAGCACAGGCTGAGCCCAAACAGGTCGCAGAAGATATTCGGCGCTGGCTACGTTTACAGGTCTACGACCGTGAGCAAATGGAAGGGATTTTAGTCGGCAAACTGATTGCCACCTCAGCACGACAAATCCTGATGTTTTTAGTGATTTTGGCGGTGGTCAGCGCTGCAATTGTAGCCTTTATTATTTATACCTTAACCATGGGTAAGATCCGCGAAATTGCTGTGCTTAAGTTGATTGGCACGCACAATCAAACCATTGTTTCAATGATTATCCAGCAAGCGTTAGCCTTGGGTGTGATTGGTTTTATCGTCGGTAAAATTGCCGCAACTGTGTGGGCGCCTTTCTTTCCAAAATATGTCCTGCTGATCACGCAAGACACAATCACAGGCTTAATCGCTGTGCTGTGCATGTGTGTACTGGCCAGTTTTGTCGCGATTTATGCAGCGTTACGCGTCAACCCTGCTGATGCGGTCGGAGGCTAA
- a CDS encoding efflux RND transporter periplasmic adaptor subunit, translated as MSDFFKQKKLLAVLATIAVLAAAFIWVLLSSGPLAKIRIVVTEVQEQQLEPALFGIGTVEARYTYHVASNIVGRAATLNVDVGDTVAAGDILGSIDVVDLDEKINAQTALIERNQAQLKEAQARSDYTGKQAQRYRKLLPSRSVSEEVEASKQHEWTLARSQVQSASSELARAQAELLALQALHEDRYLRAPASGLIIARHIDPGATVLAGQTVFELIDPQQLWVDVRFDQAGSMALAQQQPAQIILRSQELQPHNGSVARLEWLADAITEERRAKVMFAQQPNPAPSIGELAEVTVQLPQLASTPVISNAAIIRQNGSLGVWILDNQQPLFQPVNIGRSDLAGNVQILSGLSAGQQLVLYSSKALTANSRVKQVEQLVDTP; from the coding sequence ATGTCAGATTTTTTCAAACAAAAAAAACTACTCGCTGTACTTGCTACCATCGCAGTGTTGGCCGCTGCATTTATTTGGGTGTTACTTAGTTCTGGACCTCTGGCAAAAATAAGAATTGTTGTCACAGAGGTGCAAGAGCAGCAGCTCGAGCCCGCCTTATTTGGTATAGGTACAGTGGAAGCACGCTATACCTATCACGTGGCCAGTAATATTGTAGGTCGCGCCGCCACATTGAATGTTGATGTCGGCGATACAGTTGCGGCTGGGGATATTCTTGGCAGTATTGATGTGGTCGATCTCGATGAAAAAATCAATGCGCAAACAGCCCTGATCGAGCGTAACCAAGCTCAACTCAAAGAGGCGCAAGCGCGTTCTGATTACACAGGCAAACAAGCGCAACGCTACAGAAAGCTACTGCCTTCACGCTCAGTCAGCGAAGAAGTCGAAGCCAGCAAACAACATGAATGGACCCTAGCCCGCAGCCAAGTGCAAAGCGCCAGCAGTGAATTAGCGCGCGCCCAAGCCGAGCTCTTGGCGCTACAAGCGCTGCATGAAGATCGCTACTTACGCGCACCCGCCTCAGGTTTGATTATCGCTCGCCATATTGACCCAGGCGCCACTGTATTGGCAGGGCAAACTGTTTTCGAGTTGATTGACCCTCAACAATTATGGGTTGATGTACGTTTTGATCAAGCTGGCTCAATGGCGCTGGCGCAGCAACAACCAGCACAGATCATCCTGCGTTCACAAGAGCTACAACCACACAATGGCAGTGTCGCTCGTCTAGAATGGCTGGCTGATGCAATCACTGAAGAGCGCCGCGCAAAAGTGATGTTTGCCCAGCAACCCAATCCAGCACCCAGTATTGGTGAGCTAGCAGAAGTCACAGTGCAACTGCCACAGTTAGCCAGCACGCCAGTGATTAGCAATGCCGCTATTATTCGCCAGAACGGCAGTCTAGGCGTGTGGATATTGGACAACCAACAACCTCTGTTTCAGCCGGTCAACATCGGCCGTAGCGATTTAGCCGGCAATGTACAAATACTCTCAGGGCTTAGCGCTGGGCAACAGCTGGTGCTGTATAGCAGCAAGGCTTTAACCGCTAACAGCCGAGTTAAGCAAGTTGAACAGTTGGTTGACACGCCATGA
- a CDS encoding RNA polymerase sigma factor has protein sequence MSQATDDHLVEQTRQGDRLAYGELIARYQVQVYHFSRRLLGSAQCAQDITQDVFIKAFLALDTWRPDAAFAAWLLRIARNACLDVLRAQQRYPQVSFEAQIEHEQLVAHSLSAEEHAIQMQRLEQLEEALFKLSVEHREILLLRDIEGFSYQEIAELLDINTGTVRSRLSRGRAALMQQINSGSDV, from the coding sequence ATGAGTCAAGCAACAGACGATCACCTTGTTGAGCAAACACGGCAAGGTGATCGACTCGCTTATGGTGAATTAATCGCGCGCTATCAAGTGCAGGTGTACCACTTTTCACGACGATTATTAGGCAGTGCGCAATGTGCGCAAGATATAACTCAAGATGTGTTTATTAAGGCTTTTCTAGCCTTGGATACCTGGCGGCCTGATGCCGCCTTTGCAGCCTGGTTGTTGCGTATTGCACGTAATGCTTGTCTGGATGTGTTGCGTGCCCAGCAACGTTACCCGCAGGTATCGTTTGAAGCACAGATTGAGCATGAGCAGTTGGTAGCACACTCGCTCAGTGCTGAGGAGCATGCGATCCAAATGCAACGATTAGAGCAACTGGAAGAGGCTTTATTCAAGTTGTCAGTGGAGCATCGAGAGATTTTGCTTTTACGTGATATTGAAGGCTTTTCTTACCAAGAAATTGCTGAGTTGTTAGACATCAATACAGGCACTGTTCGATCGCGTTTATCTAGGGGGCGCGCAGCACTGATGCAGCAGATTAACAGCGGGAGCGACGTATGA
- a CDS encoding zf-HC2 domain-containing protein, producing MIEHIEKQWLSAYLDQQLDAAQQLRVQEHLASCAACRAYLLDLQQLQRDMRMLKTAEKMIDVRAQTLALLPALAPCDLPSSERHSAWSLLEYGAAVASVVCGLLIGSWMMPAEKSMPLDLAVVQVLGAEPPGFLCSRSAYCYLESQK from the coding sequence ATGATTGAGCATATTGAAAAACAATGGCTGTCAGCCTATCTTGATCAACAACTCGATGCTGCGCAGCAGCTTCGAGTGCAAGAGCATCTTGCATCCTGTGCTGCCTGTCGAGCATACCTGCTTGATTTACAACAATTACAGCGCGATATGCGGATGTTAAAAACTGCTGAAAAAATGATAGATGTGCGTGCGCAAACGTTGGCATTATTGCCTGCTTTAGCGCCTTGCGACTTGCCATCCTCCGAGCGGCATAGCGCTTGGTCATTGTTGGAGTACGGCGCAGCTGTTGCCAGCGTTGTTTGTGGTTTGCTGATTGGCAGCTGGATGATGCCGGCAGAAAAAAGTATGCCATTAGATTTGGCTGTGGTGCAGGTGCTGGGTGCAGAGCCACCGGGTTTTTTGTGTAGCAGATCGGCGTATTGTTATTTGGAGTCTCAAAAATGA
- a CDS encoding periplasmic heavy metal sensor encodes MNQPKKRRYFIFLTLLNFGILLAIVWASWGGANKQLVLANYLQLDAQQVLHWRQAEQAFLVQLETNENAIKQQRNSLIEAVFADDLDLENVDLARQSLAQLQNQQQEIVVKQLLAEREILTARQRGLLKELLLQQPMHASHYEQLHKSE; translated from the coding sequence ATGAACCAACCTAAAAAGCGTAGGTATTTTATTTTTCTAACCTTGCTCAATTTTGGCATCTTGCTGGCCATCGTCTGGGCAAGCTGGGGAGGGGCAAACAAGCAGTTGGTTTTAGCCAATTATTTGCAGTTGGATGCGCAACAAGTCTTGCACTGGCGTCAAGCTGAGCAGGCGTTTTTAGTCCAGCTTGAAACCAATGAAAATGCGATTAAACAGCAGCGCAACAGCTTGATAGAGGCGGTCTTTGCCGATGATTTGGACTTGGAAAATGTGGATTTAGCCCGTCAGTCATTGGCACAGTTACAAAACCAGCAGCAAGAAATTGTCGTTAAACAGCTGTTAGCTGAGCGAGAGATTTTAACGGCTCGCCAGCGTGGCTTATTAAAAGAGTTGCTGCTTCAGCAGCCGATGCATGCTTCGCACTATGAGCAATTGCATAAAAGTGAATGA
- a CDS encoding sulfite exporter TauE/SafE family protein: MIDFIINIVIGGLLGVFGGLLGIGGGLFAIPTLSLLYGMDQQLAQGTALAMVVPNIVLGIYKYHQRNKINWKTGALLGLCAFALSWFGALVAIDLDHRTMRKIFIGFLIFIAIWTVLQMLAKRASSNLQQLPWPYFAGLGSISGFFGGLFGIGSAVIATPVLTMFFGASQVIAQGLSLAIAVPTTVATLVTYSVHGQVDWSTGFAMAIGGVLTISYGVRAAHSLPQHRLKIIFSVFVLISAALLYGQL, encoded by the coding sequence GTGATCGATTTTATTATTAATATTGTGATTGGCGGTCTACTCGGTGTGTTTGGCGGCTTGCTCGGTATCGGCGGTGGACTCTTTGCTATTCCCACTCTGAGCTTGCTTTACGGTATGGATCAACAATTAGCGCAAGGTACAGCGCTAGCCATGGTCGTACCCAATATTGTGCTGGGCATCTACAAGTACCATCAGCGCAATAAAATCAACTGGAAAACAGGCGCACTCTTGGGCTTATGTGCCTTTGCCTTATCATGGTTTGGTGCGCTGGTTGCGATTGATTTAGATCACCGCACGATGCGCAAAATCTTTATCGGCTTCCTGATTTTTATTGCAATCTGGACTGTATTACAAATGCTTGCTAAGCGCGCCAGCAGCAATTTACAGCAACTGCCCTGGCCTTATTTTGCGGGCCTAGGCAGCATCTCTGGATTTTTTGGCGGCCTCTTTGGCATTGGTAGCGCGGTGATTGCTACACCCGTGTTAACCATGTTTTTTGGTGCCAGCCAAGTCATCGCTCAAGGCTTGTCTCTGGCAATTGCCGTACCAACTACCGTAGCAACCTTAGTCACTTACAGCGTGCACGGGCAAGTCGATTGGAGCACAGGTTTTGCCATGGCCATTGGCGGTGTCTTAACCATCAGCTACGGCGTTCGTGCTGCTCACAGCTTGCCGCAACATCGTTTGAAAATCATTTTTAGTGTGTTTGTCTTGATCAGCGCCGCCCTGTTATATGGGCAACTATAA
- a CDS encoding LysR family transcriptional regulator, with protein sequence MHFDFVDLRLFINISEAPSITQAARKSFLSTAAASNRIKKLEEQVGIRLLYRDSQGVELTSAGMTLLKHARIILRQVQYLQNELSEFSDQQVGHIRIFANTTAVTDFLPETLAVLMVQHPQLTIDLQERVNLEVLRGVAEGASDIGITAGPIKAQGLEVIHFSTDRLVLTTNSEHPLAHVQSIHLEETLDYPHICLQEGSSLLRFLKNQVDSLQRDLNVRIQVFGYESMCRMIEAGVGIGIMPESSALRHKQTMNLKTIQLDEPWALRERSIVVRDSQALPEYVKTLIKLLVK encoded by the coding sequence ATGCACTTTGATTTTGTTGATTTACGACTGTTTATCAATATTTCGGAAGCACCAAGCATCACCCAAGCCGCGCGTAAGTCGTTTCTTTCTACCGCTGCGGCCAGTAACCGAATTAAAAAACTTGAGGAGCAGGTCGGTATTCGTTTGCTGTATCGCGACTCACAAGGTGTTGAGCTGACCTCGGCAGGGATGACCTTGCTCAAGCATGCGCGGATTATTTTGCGCCAAGTGCAGTACTTGCAAAATGAGCTGTCAGAATTTAGTGATCAGCAAGTCGGGCACATACGCATTTTTGCCAACACCACGGCGGTCACTGATTTTTTACCGGAAACCTTGGCCGTCTTGATGGTGCAGCATCCGCAGTTGACCATTGATTTACAAGAACGGGTCAACCTTGAAGTGCTGCGCGGTGTGGCTGAAGGTGCCAGTGATATTGGCATTACCGCTGGCCCGATTAAGGCGCAAGGTCTTGAGGTGATTCATTTCAGTACTGACCGTTTAGTGCTCACGACCAATAGTGAGCATCCACTCGCACATGTGCAGTCGATTCATTTAGAAGAGACTTTGGATTATCCACACATTTGCTTGCAAGAAGGTTCGAGCCTGTTACGTTTTCTAAAAAATCAAGTTGATAGCTTGCAGCGTGATCTTAATGTGCGTATTCAAGTGTTTGGTTATGAGTCGATGTGCCGAATGATTGAAGCCGGTGTGGGTATAGGTATCATGCCGGAGTCTTCGGCGTTACGGCATAAACAAACCATGAACCTTAAAACCATTCAGTTGGATGAACCCTGGGCGCTGCGTGAGCGCAGCATTGTCGTGCGAGACTCGCAGGCGTTGCCTGAATATGTGAAAACCTTGATTAAATTACTGGTTAAATAA
- a CDS encoding ATP-binding protein: MTSAKPRWRNLLWLALFFLIVLWPIQRLVESYYLEGLQRKNGQTLDLFVANLLGTLQRYEVLPQILGRLPDVQQVLLAPTEQHAQQTANQLLKRIQLQTGADVIYLMDVQGLTLAASNWDAERSFVGNNFAFRPYFRNALQGDTGVFFGLGNISVKRGYYFGSAVYADGVMVGVIVVKVDLDFTETLWGQTPEQLVVTDKNGVVILTSHADWRFTATRELTAQEQRSVVQHQPYTSIKPARMDFKAQDWLILDKPLDEIGWNVSILAPQRLVNEPVRTAMAVAAASLLAVLLIFGLLMQRRRHYLERIAMDTHAKRVLEENVRTRTQDLQTLNTRLKQEVLERESTQQELVRAQDELVQAGKLSALGIMSASISHELNQPLAAIRSYTDNAKILLDQQRTVDVRNNLDLVAQLTERMASIISHLRAFARRDRLASEHVALQPAIDDALALTANRQRSLQIEIIRDIPDATLWVEAGETRLRQVLSNLISNALDALSERATPRRIWLNTQVHDGWVVLVLRDNGPGFSEEALQQAFEPFYTTKTSARGLGLGLAICATLMQALKGRLLLANHPEGGAQVTLYLREIPSSMNLRSNEDRFQ; encoded by the coding sequence ATGACATCGGCAAAACCACGCTGGCGTAACTTATTATGGCTGGCGCTTTTTTTTCTAATCGTGCTCTGGCCGATTCAGCGCTTGGTAGAAAGCTATTATCTAGAAGGCTTGCAGCGTAAGAATGGGCAAACCCTAGACTTGTTTGTCGCTAACCTGCTGGGAACCTTGCAGCGCTATGAAGTATTACCGCAGATCTTAGGGCGCTTACCCGATGTGCAGCAGGTCTTGTTAGCACCGACTGAACAGCATGCGCAGCAGACGGCCAATCAATTACTTAAACGAATTCAGCTGCAGACTGGTGCTGATGTGATTTATCTGATGGATGTACAAGGCTTAACGCTGGCGGCATCCAACTGGGATGCAGAGCGCAGTTTTGTTGGTAATAACTTTGCCTTTCGCCCTTATTTTCGTAACGCACTGCAGGGTGATACGGGGGTGTTTTTTGGCTTAGGAAATATCTCTGTAAAGCGTGGTTATTACTTTGGCAGTGCGGTGTACGCCGATGGTGTAATGGTGGGTGTGATTGTGGTGAAAGTGGATCTGGATTTCACTGAAACCCTATGGGGGCAAACACCCGAGCAGCTCGTGGTGACCGATAAAAATGGTGTGGTGATTCTGACTTCGCACGCTGATTGGCGCTTTACTGCCACGCGAGAGCTGACTGCACAAGAGCAGCGCAGCGTGGTACAGCATCAGCCATATACGTCGATCAAACCGGCTAGGATGGATTTCAAAGCACAAGATTGGCTTATTTTGGACAAGCCACTGGATGAGATTGGTTGGAATGTGAGTATTTTAGCGCCGCAACGTTTGGTCAATGAACCGGTGCGTACCGCGATGGCAGTGGCGGCGGCATCGTTATTGGCTGTGTTGTTGATTTTTGGTTTGTTGATGCAGCGCCGCCGCCATTATCTTGAGCGTATTGCTATGGATACGCATGCTAAACGGGTGCTGGAGGAAAACGTGCGTACCCGTACCCAAGATTTACAAACCCTTAATACTCGGCTTAAGCAAGAAGTACTGGAGCGTGAGTCTACTCAGCAAGAGCTGGTGCGCGCGCAGGATGAGCTTGTTCAAGCAGGAAAGCTGTCAGCGCTAGGCATTATGTCGGCCAGTATCAGTCATGAGTTAAATCAGCCTTTGGCTGCGATTCGCAGCTATACCGATAATGCGAAAATTTTATTGGACCAGCAGCGTACTGTTGATGTGCGAAATAATTTAGATTTAGTCGCGCAACTGACCGAGCGTATGGCCTCAATTATTAGTCATTTGCGTGCCTTTGCGCGTCGTGATCGTTTGGCCTCAGAGCATGTGGCGCTGCAACCCGCTATCGATGATGCTTTAGCACTGACTGCCAACCGTCAGCGCAGCTTACAAATCGAAATTATTCGTGATATTCCTGACGCCACCTTATGGGTGGAGGCGGGCGAGACGCGCCTGCGCCAAGTGCTCAGTAATTTAATCAGCAATGCCTTGGATGCGCTCAGTGAGAGGGCTACGCCACGACGAATTTGGCTCAATACTCAGGTGCACGATGGCTGGGTGGTCTTGGTTTTGCGTGATAATGGCCCAGGTTTTAGTGAAGAAGCATTGCAGCAGGCGTTTGAACCGTTCTACACCACGAAAACCAGTGCGCGTGGTTTAGGCTTGGGCTTAGCGATTTGTGCAACCTTGATGCAAGCGCTAAAAGGACGTTTATTGTTGGCTAACCACCCAGAAGGCGGTGCCCAAGTGACTTTATATCTGCGCGAGATTCCATCCTCGATGAATTTGCGCTCGAATGAGGACCGTTTTCAATGA
- a CDS encoding sigma-54 dependent transcriptional regulator, with product MMQISHETDVLLLDDDIHLRTALSQTFDLAGLRVQAYGSAQGILEALPAQWPGVLVTDIRMPGMNGLALLEQLQQFDAQLPVLLITGHGDVPLAVQAMRNGAYDFLQKPFASELLLDSVRRALEVRRLVLENRSLRLALAEQRVLGERLLGQSPSVQRLREQVSALATIQADVLILGETGSGKEVVARALHDLSSRSDAPFVAINAGALAESVIESELFGHESGAFTGAQKRRIGKFEYANGGTVFLDEIESMSLDVQVKLLRLLQERAVERVGSNQLIPLDIRVIAATKEDLLGAADAGRFRTDLYYRLNVAQINIPALRQRSEDILPLFQHFVSVASEKHAMAEPVLTPMTRALLLGHEWPGNVRELQNAAERFALGLDLAISPAAQVIASPTEGMPLSEQVEAYERSLIASELLNPHQSLREVAEALQLPRKTLHDKLRKYGLSFASAGENSPLDE from the coding sequence ATGATGCAGATCAGTCATGAAACCGATGTGCTGTTGCTCGATGATGATATCCATTTGCGTACGGCTCTGTCGCAAACCTTTGATCTAGCTGGATTGCGCGTGCAGGCCTATGGCAGTGCGCAAGGTATTCTTGAGGCTTTGCCAGCGCAGTGGCCGGGCGTGTTGGTGACTGATATTCGCATGCCGGGCATGAATGGGCTGGCGTTGTTAGAGCAACTGCAGCAATTCGATGCGCAGTTGCCGGTGCTTTTGATCACTGGGCATGGTGATGTGCCGCTGGCAGTGCAGGCGATGCGCAATGGCGCCTATGATTTTTTACAAAAACCCTTTGCCAGTGAATTACTACTCGATAGTGTGCGTCGCGCTTTAGAGGTGCGGCGTTTGGTTTTGGAAAACCGCTCGTTACGCCTTGCTTTAGCCGAGCAACGAGTCCTAGGTGAGCGTTTATTAGGGCAGTCACCGAGTGTGCAGCGTTTGCGTGAGCAGGTCAGTGCTTTGGCAACGATTCAAGCGGATGTGTTGATTTTAGGTGAGACGGGCAGCGGTAAAGAAGTGGTGGCGCGCGCGTTGCATGACCTATCCTCGCGTAGCGATGCGCCTTTTGTGGCGATTAACGCCGGTGCACTGGCGGAATCAGTGATTGAAAGCGAGTTGTTTGGCCATGAAAGTGGTGCCTTTACCGGTGCGCAAAAGCGCCGTATCGGTAAATTTGAATATGCCAATGGCGGTACTGTTTTTCTTGATGAAATAGAAAGTATGAGCCTTGATGTGCAGGTGAAGTTGCTGCGCTTACTGCAAGAGCGGGCGGTTGAGCGGGTTGGCTCCAATCAGCTGATCCCGTTAGATATACGCGTGATTGCTGCCACTAAAGAAGATCTGCTAGGTGCTGCTGATGCAGGCCGTTTTCGTACAGATCTATATTACCGCTTGAATGTTGCACAGATTAATATTCCTGCCTTACGTCAGCGCAGTGAAGATATCTTACCGCTGTTTCAGCACTTTGTTAGTGTGGCAAGCGAAAAGCATGCGATGGCCGAGCCTGTATTAACGCCGATGACTCGTGCACTCCTGCTGGGACATGAGTGGCCAGGCAACGTACGTGAATTGCAAAATGCTGCAGAGCGCTTTGCCCTAGGCCTTGATTTGGCTATTAGCCCAGCAGCTCAGGTTATAGCATCGCCTACTGAGGGCATGCCTTTAAGCGAGCAGGTAGAAGCCTATGAGCGCAGCTTAATTGCCAGTGAATTGCTCAACCCGCACCAATCGCTGCGTGAAGTAGCCGAAGCTTTGCAACTGCCGCGTAAAACTTTGCACGATAAATTACGCAAATATGGTTTGAGCTTTGCCAGTGCTGGCGAAAACTCGCCATTAGATGAATAA
- a CDS encoding TRAP transporter substrate-binding protein: protein MLKMTAKALVCAVSLGLAGLVSAAEPIVIKFSHVVAEHTPKGQGALLFKKLAEERLPGQVEVQVYSNSSLFGDGKEMEALLLGDVQLIAPSLAKFEHYSKPIQIFDLPFLFDDIEAVDRFQKGPVGQELLSSMQDKGITGLGYWHNGLKQLSANKALRTPKDARGLKFRVQASAVLDEQFKALRANPRKMSFAEVYQGLQTGVVNGAENPYSNIYSQKMHEVQKYITESNHGLLDYMVITNTKFWNDLPADIRTELNKIMDEVTVEVNLHAEEINQRDKQSIIDSGKTEIITLTKEQRNQWRDQVKPVWKMFEKDIGAERIKAAQAANQE, encoded by the coding sequence ATGCTTAAAATGACCGCTAAAGCACTGGTTTGTGCTGTTTCATTGGGACTGGCTGGCTTAGTAAGTGCTGCTGAGCCGATTGTTATCAAATTCTCTCACGTTGTAGCCGAGCACACGCCAAAAGGGCAGGGTGCGCTACTATTTAAAAAACTTGCTGAAGAGCGCTTGCCGGGCCAAGTTGAAGTGCAAGTGTATTCCAACTCGTCCTTATTTGGTGACGGTAAAGAAATGGAGGCGTTGTTGCTGGGCGATGTGCAGCTGATTGCACCCTCATTGGCAAAGTTTGAACATTACTCTAAGCCTATCCAGATTTTTGACCTGCCATTCCTGTTTGACGATATTGAAGCCGTTGATCGCTTCCAAAAAGGTCCTGTCGGCCAAGAGCTGCTGAGCAGCATGCAAGATAAAGGCATCACCGGCTTAGGCTATTGGCACAATGGCTTGAAGCAGCTTTCGGCGAATAAAGCACTGCGCACGCCAAAAGATGCGCGCGGCTTAAAGTTCCGCGTACAGGCTTCTGCAGTATTGGATGAGCAGTTTAAAGCGCTGCGTGCTAACCCACGCAAAATGAGCTTTGCTGAGGTGTATCAAGGCCTACAGACCGGCGTAGTCAATGGTGCAGAAAACCCATACTCCAATATCTACTCGCAAAAAATGCATGAAGTGCAAAAGTACATCACCGAGTCTAACCACGGCTTGCTCGACTATATGGTGATTACCAACACTAAATTCTGGAATGATTTACCAGCTGATATTCGCACTGAGCTGAATAAAATCATGGATGAAGTCACTGTCGAGGTGAACCTGCATGCTGAAGAGATTAACCAGCGTGACAAACAGTCAATCATTGATAGTGGCAAAACTGAAATCATTACCTTGACTAAAGAGCAGCGTAACCAATGGCGTGATCAGGTTAAGCCGGTTTGGAAGATGTTCGAAAAAGACATCGGGGCTGAGCGCATCAAAGCAGCGCAAGCAGCTAACCAAGAGTAA